Genomic window (Achromobacter sp. B7):
ATCGGGCTGATAGCCCTGGGCGTCTTGCTGATACTGCTGGTGTTGGGATTCAACTGGTGGCAGGACCGGCGCGTCCGGCGCAAGATGCAAAGCCATTTCCCCACGTCTGAACAGGATCCGTTGCTGGGCGCCGGCGCTGCCGGCGCAGCCGCTTCGGCCACTGCCGCGGGCGCGAGCCGTCGCGAGCCCGGCATGGGCGGCGATGCGCCGCGCGCGCACCCGGGCCAGCCCGCGCCGGTGGACCCGGGTAGCGATGCCGACGACACGGAAGAACCCGATCCCGCCTGCGAAGTGGTCATCGAAATCAATTTTGCCGAACCCGTGCGTGGCGCCGACCTGCTGCCTTACATGCAAAGCCTGCGCCACGTAGGCCGCAAGCCGATGCGCGTATTCGCCGAAACCGACCAGCGCCGCCATCGTGCCCGCGTGCATGCCGGCGAATCGTATGCGTCGATGCAACTGGCGGTGCTGCTGGCTAATCGCAGCGGCCCCCTGACTGCCATTGAATGGTCGCAAGCCTGGGCTCGCGCCCAGGACATGGCCGAACGTTTCGACGCCACCATCGAAGGCCCCGACCAGCAAGCCGTGCTGGAGCAGGGCGCCCGCCTGGACGACACCTGCGCCGCGCTGGATACCCAGGTTGGCCTGACGCTGCTGCTGGGCGCGGCCCAGCCTGCCGCCGAAGTGCTGTCCGTGGCCCGCGACACGGGCTTCGTGGCGGATGGCAATCGCCTGGCGTGGCCCGCCGAAAACGGTGTGACCCGCTTCACGCTGTCGCGCGCCGATGGCGCCGCCTTCGACGCCGGCATGGGTGGCGTCGAACGCCTGTACCTGCTGCTGGACGTGCCTTGTGCGCCGGCCGATACGCGTGCCTTTGGCCGCATGGTCGACGTGGGCCGCGACCTGGCCGCCCGCCTGCGCGCCGAGCTGGTCGACGACCAGGGCAAGCCGCTGGCGGATGGTTCCGAAACGGTTATCGACGAACGCCTCCAAGTGCTGTTCGAACAGCTTGAACAAGCGGGCCTGCCCGCCGGAAGCGAGCGTGCTCAACGGGTGTTTGCATAAATGAGCCGCGCGTCTGGTGAAGTCAACCCGGCGGAAACCGCGGCGCGCCTGCGCGCCGAGCTGGAACAGCACAACGTCCGCTATTACGTCTACGACGAGCCCTCCGTCTCGGATGCCGAGTACGACGGGCTGATGCGGCAGCTTGAAGCCCTAGAGGCCGAGCATCCCGAACTGATCACCCCGGAATCGCCCACGCAACGCGTGGGCGCTGCGCCTGTCTCCGCCTTTGGCAGCGTGCGCCATGCCGTGCCGATGCTGTCGCTGAACAACGCCTTTGCCGAAGAAGAAGTGGGGGCGTTCGACCGCCGTGTCACGGACACGTTGCGCGGCGCAGGCCTGCTGGGGCCGGCGCAGCAAGCCGATTATTTCTGTGAGCTCAAGTTGGACGGGCTGGCGATCAGCCTGCGTTACGAGGACGGCCGTCTGGTGCAGGCCGCCACGCGCGGCGACGGCCAGACGGGCGAAGATGTCACCTCCAACATCCGCACCATCAAGGCCATTCCGCTGCAACTGAAAGGGTCCGCCCCGAAAGTGCTGGAAGTGCGCGGCGAGGTGCTGATGAATCGCGCCGACTTTGAAAAGTTGAACGCGGCGCAGGCCAAGCGTGACGAAAAGATCTTCGTCAACCCGCGTAATGCCGCCGCCGGCAGCCTGCGTCAGCTGGACCCGCGCATCACCGCCAAGCGGCCGCTGCGCTTCTTTGCGTATGGCTGGGGCGAAGTGCAGGGCCTGCCCGGCAAGCAAAGCGGCTTGTTCGACGAGGCCACGGCCGGCGCCGGTCAGGCCTCGCAACTGCCCGAAGCGTCGCATGGTGCCATGCTGGCCTGGCTGCACGAGCTGGGCCTGCCGGTCAACTTGAAGCACAACCATCGCGCGACGGGCGCCGAAGGCTTGATGGCCTTTTATGCCAAGGTGGGCGAGCTGCGTGCCAGCCTGCCTTACGACATCGACGGCGTGGTCTACAAAGTAGATTCGCTGCCCGCGCAGAAAGTGCTGGGCTTCGTGGCGCGCGCGCCGCGCTTCGCGCTGGCGCACAAATTTGCCGCCGAAGAAGCCACCACCACGCTGCTGGATATTGAAGTCCAGGTTGGGCGCACGGGCGCGATCACGCCCGTGGCTCGCCTAAAACCCGTGTTCGTGGGCGGCGTGACCGTCACCAACGCGACGCTGCACAACGAAGACGAAATCCGCCGCAAGGACGTGCGCAAGGGTGACACCGTCATCGTGCGCCGCGCGGGCGATGTGATCCCCGAAGTGCTGGGCCCCGTGCTTGAAAAGCGGCCCGACGACGCCCAGGAATTCGTCATGCCCACGGCCTGCCCGGTCTGCGGCTCGGCCATTGAACGGCTGGAAGACGAGACCATTGCGCGCTGTACGGGCGGCCTGTTCTGCGCCGCGCAGCGCAAGCAGACGCTGTGGCATGCGGCCAGCCGCAAGGCGCTGGACATCGAAGGGCTGGGCGAAAAGTTGGTGGACCAGTTGGTCGACAGCGGCCGGGTCAAGACTTTGGCCGATCTGTACAGCCTGCGTCCGCTCGAGCTGGTGGGCCTGGATCGCATGGGCCAGAAGTCGGCCGATAACCTGGTGGCGGCCATCGACAAGGCGCGCGCCCCGGGCTTGAACCGCCTGTTGTTTGCGCTGGGTATTCGTCACGTGGGTGAAACCACCGCGCGCGACGTGGCACGGCATTTCGGCAGCATCGACGCCATCATGGACGCTGATGAAGACGCCTTGTCGTCCGTGCCGGACGTGGGCCCCGTGGTGGCGGCATCCATCCGCCGCTTCTTTGCCGAGCAGCACAACCGGGACGTCATCGAGCAATTGAAGGCGCAGGGGGTGAACCCCGTGGCCGACGCCGCGCCGCAAGGCACGACGCTGGCGGGCAAGACTTTCGTGTTGACCGGCACCCTGCCCAACTGGACGCGCGAGGAAGCATCAATGCACATCCAGGCCGCGGGCGGCAAGGTCAGCGGATCGGTCTCCAAGAAAACCGCTTATCTGGTGGCCGGCGAAGAGGCTGGCAGCAAACTCACCAAGGCGCAGGAACTGGGCGTGACCGTGTTGGATGAAGATGCGTTGAAAGCCCTATTGGGAATGTCCTAGCCCAAAGGGAATGTCCTGCCCCAAAAAAAACTGCCCGCGATAGCGGGCAGTTTTGATTTTGGCGCAGGGCAGGCTTACTGAATCTTGGCCTTGTCGCGCAGTTGCTTCTGGTAGTCGGCCAGGGTTTGCTGGCGCAGCATTTCTTCCAGTTGCGGACGCACTTGATCCAGCGGCGGGAATTCCACCGGGCGGGTGTCCTCAACCTTGATGATGTGCCAGCCGAATTGAGTTTGGACCGGCTTGTCGACCAGTTCGCCCTTCTTCAACTGAGTCACGGCTTGCGCGAACGGCTGGACGTAGTTGGTCGGGGGAGCCCAACCCAGATCGCCACCCTTTTCGGCGCTGCCGGGGTCCTTCGAGTTCTTCTTGGCCAGATCGTCGAACTTGCTCTTGTTGCTCTTGATCTGGGCCAGCAGGTCATTGGCCGTCTTCTCGTCTTCGACGAGGATATGACGGACCTTGTATTCCATCTTGCCGGCTTGTTCCTTCTTGATCTTCTCGTATTCGGCGGTGACCTTGGCGTCCGAAACCGGGTTCTTGGCCAGGTAGTCGGCCATCAGGGCGCGCACCAGGATGCCTTGGCGGGCCAGTTCGATTTCGGTTTGAACGTCGGCTTGCTTGGCGATGCCGCTGGATTCGGCGGCTTGCACGAAGATCTGGCGGTTAATCATTTCTTGCTTGACCTGTTCGCGCAATTGCGGCGAATCGGTCGCGCCCTGGCTGACCAGCAGCTTGACGAATTGATCCAAATTCTTTTGCGGAATGGCCTTACCGTTGACGGTGGCCACGTTTTGCGCGAAAGCGGGCACGGCGATGACGCAGGCCGCAGCCAGCATGACGATGCGTTTCATGAATATCCTTTTACTTTCTATTTGGGAGCCTGGGCATCTAGCGCAAGCGCATGAATCGGATAGGGGATCAAATCTTGCAAATGATGATACACCAGCCTATGTCGCGCCACGGCGGAGAGCCCCGTGAAGCAAGGCGCTACGATATGGACGCGATAGTGGCCGGCGCCGTTTTTACTGCCTTCGTGGCCGGCATGCAAATGCGAGTCGTCCAGGATGTCCAGCGTTACAGGTTCCAGGGCGGCCAGGCGCTCTCGGATCAGGGTGATGCGATCGGTGTTGTCGGACATGGCGGCTTGATGAAAGTTCCGACGCGCCCACGAGAGTGGGCGCGCCTATGATTGGACCGTGTGGTCGGGCCGGCTGGCGCGTCAGGGCTTGCCCGGCGGCGTGCCGGAACCGGCGGTGTCGTCGGTCTGGATATGCTTGCCCAGCCATACCGACTGGCCGATCACGAAGACGACCATCAAGCCCATCAGGCCGAATGCCTTGAAGCTGACCCATTGCGATTCGGTGAAATGACCCGAGAACGCCACATACAGGTTCAGCGCGCCGGCGACCAGGAAGAAGGCTGCCCAGACCAGGTTCAGCTTGTCCCAGGCGGCGTCGGGCAGTTGAATCTGCTTTTCCATCAGCCGACGAATCAGGTTGCGCCCGAACACCCAGCGGGAAATCAGCAGCGCACCGCCAAACAGCCAATACAGCACGGTGGGCTTCCACTTGATGAAGACATCGCTGTGCAACCAGATGGTGGCGCCGCCAAAGACCAGGATGACCGTCAGGTTGATCCAGTGCATGGCCTCGGTGGCGCGGCCCGTGAGCTTGAGCCACACGATCTGCAGCACGGCTGCCGCCATGGCGACGCCCGTGGCGACGAAGATGTCCGTGTACCGATAAGCAATGAAGAACAGGAACAGCGGAAACAGGTCGAACAGAAACTTCTTCATTCAGTCTTCTATGGGTTCAAACGTCATCGACAGGGAATTGATGCAATAGCGCAGCCCGGTGGGCGGCGGGCCGTCGGGGAAGACGTGGCCCAGGTGCGAATCGCATACGTTGCACAGGACTTCGGTGCGGACCATGCCGTGGCTGACGTCGCGCTCTTCGCGCACCAGTTCGGGGTCCAGCGGCTGGAAGTAGCTGGGCCATCCACAGCCGGCGTCGAATTTGGTGTCGGATGCGAACAGGGCCGTGCCACAGCCCACACAGCGGTAAATGCCCGGCGTGGTCGTATTCCAGTAACGCCCGGTGAATGCGCGTTCGGTACCCTTTTCGCGGGTGACCACGTATTCTTCGGGGGAAAGTTGTGCGCGCCATTCGGCGTCGGATTTGCGTACTTTTTCCATATCAGCTCTTGGAGTCCCGATGCCCGAAATGGTTCGGGCATAATCCCGCCCCATGTTAATCGAGTTTGACCAGGCGGTAGTGGCCACGCCCCAGGCGGAAGTGTTGCGCGGGGTGAGCGCGACGCTGGCCGAGCGCCGCATCGGCATCGTCGGGCCCAACGGCGCCGGCAAGAGCACGCTTGCGCGCCTGCTGAACGGGCTGGTGCTGCCATCGTCGGGCAGTGTTCGGGTGGATGGGCTGGACACTCGGGACGATTTGAAAGCCGTGCGCCGCCGTGTGGGCTTTGTGTTTCAAAACCCCGAAAACCAGATTGTTTTCCCGATCGTGCGCGAAGACCTGGCCTTCGGGCTGAAGCGGCTGGAACCGGACAAGGCGCTGCGTGAATCGCGCATCGACGCCCAATTGAATGCGCTGGGGGTCGGGCATCTGGCCGACCGCAGCAGCCACACGCTGTCGGGCGGCGAACGCCAGCTGGTGGCGTTGGCGGCCGTGCTGGTCATGGCGCCGGCGCTGGTCGTCTTCGACGAACCCACCACGCAGCTGGACCTGCGCAACCGCAACCGGGTCCGAGACGCGATTGCCGCGCTGCCCCATGATGCCGTGGTCGTCAGCCACGACCTGGACCTGCTGGAGGATTTTGACCGGGTGCTGGTCGTGCGCGATGGTGTCATTGCCGCCGACGACGCGCCCGCGCCGGCCTTGCGCTGGTACCGGGAGCACTGCGCATGATCGAACCTCTTTACGTCGCCGGCCGCAGTCCACTGCACCGGCTGCCTGCCTGGGTAAAGCTGGTGGCGCTGGTGGCCGCCGGGGCGGGGCTGTTCATGCTGCGCGACCCGAGGTGGCTGGGCGCGGCGTTTACCGTTTCGGCCATTCTGGTCTGGTCCACGGGCGTGTCGGCCGCCGCCGTCTGGCGCCAGGTGCGCGGGCTGCTGTGGGTGCTGCTGGCCGTGGCGCTGTTCACGGGCGTATTCCAGGGGCTGATCGACGCCCTGGCCGTCGTGCTGCGAGTGGGCGCGATGGTGGGGCTGGCGCTGGCCGTCACGCTGGCCACGCGCACGTCGGACCTGATCGCCGTCTGCGAACGGGCGTTGACGCCGTTTGAGCGGATCGGGCTGGTCGACGCCGGCAAAGTGGCGCTGGCATTGGCGCTGACATTGCGGTTCGTGCCTGAAATCTGGCGCAATTTCCAAGACATCCGCGAGGCCCAGGCGGCGCGCGGGCTGGGCGCCCATCCGGTTGCCCTGATCGTGCCCTTGATCGTGCTGACATTAAAGCGCGCCCAGGAAGTGGCCGAAGCCATCGACGCGCGCAGCCCCTGAGCCGGGCGCCCCTCAGCCGGGCACCCCTGAGCCGGGCGCCCCTCAGCCGGGCGCCCCCACCCCACCCAATAGGTAATGCCATGAAATCCCATAACACCGTGCTGATTGCGCTGTTTGCCGCGCTGATCGTCGTCCTGAGCCTGATCCCGCCGATACCTCTGCCCGGCATTCCGGTGCCGATCACCTTGCAGACGCTGGGCGTCATGCTGGCGGGCGCCATGCTGGGCCCCGTGCGTGGCGCGCTGGCCTGCCTGCTTTACCTGCTGCTGGCGGCGATCGGCCTGCCGGTGCTGCCGGGCGGTCGTGGCGGATTGGGCGCGTTCATGGGGCCCACGGGCGGCTTTCTGGTGGGCATGGTGGTGGGCGCATTTGTCATCGGCTGGCTGACCCGCACGCTGGTGGGCCGGGCCCACCGCGACTGGGCGAAGCTGGGCGCGTATGTCGTGGCCTGCGGGGTGGGCGGCATCGTGGTCGTCTATGCGTTTGGCGTGCCGTGGCTGGCCTCGGTGACCAAGATGGGTCTGCCCAAGGCGGCCGCCGCCGTGGCGGTGTTCCTGCCGGGCGACCTGATCAAAGTCGTGATCGCCGCCTGGGTGGCTTCGCGCGTGGAAAGGGTGTGGCCGATGTTGGGCCGCTGACAGATTTGTCAGTGCTCCGTGACAGTAAGGTAACCAGCTGGCGATGCGCTTTGGGGCATGCTGCCCATTACAAGGGAATCCCCCAACTGACGCGCCGAAAGTTTTTCTAGTACAAGTTCGCCATCAAGTTCGCCATTAACGAATGCGTTTGCTGAAACAAGGTTTCCATAGCACATCAGGGATTTACCGTAGTTGCGTGACGTCATCTGATACTGTTTTAACCCTATAATATTTTTTTCTGTATAACTTTAACTAGGCTCGCTTCGCCTCGATCGAGGCACATAAGAGCCACCACAGGAGACAAAAAATATGCGCAAGCACTTCGGCTTGTCCGCGGCGGCTGCCGCTTTCGCCCTGGCCGTGCCGCTCCTGGCAAGCGCGCAGGTCAAGGTCGGCGTCACGGTGTCCAGCACCGGCCCCGCTGCGTCGCTGGGTATCCCCGAACGCAATACCGTGGCATTGCTGCCCAAGGAAGTGGCCGGCCAGAAGATCGAATGGATCGTGCTGGATGACGCCACCGACACCACGCAAGCCGTCAAGAACTCGCGCAAGCTGGCTACCGACGACAAGGTCGACGTGCTGATCGGCACGTCGGTCACGCCGGGCTCGTTGGCCATGGTCGACGTGGCCGCTGAAGCCAAGGTGCCGATGATCAGCGTGGCCGCCAGCGCCAAGATCGTGGAACCCGTGGACGACAAGCGCCGCTGGGTTTTCAAGACTCCGCAAAACGACGCGCTGATGGCCGGCGCCCTGGCCGACGCCATGGCCAAGTCCAAGGTCAAGACCCTGGGCTTCATCGGC
Coding sequences:
- a CDS encoding cell division protein ZipA C-terminal FtsZ-binding domain-containing protein codes for the protein MSDLQIGLIALGVLLILLVLGFNWWQDRRVRRKMQSHFPTSEQDPLLGAGAAGAAASATAAGASRREPGMGGDAPRAHPGQPAPVDPGSDADDTEEPDPACEVVIEINFAEPVRGADLLPYMQSLRHVGRKPMRVFAETDQRRHRARVHAGESYASMQLAVLLANRSGPLTAIEWSQAWARAQDMAERFDATIEGPDQQAVLEQGARLDDTCAALDTQVGLTLLLGAAQPAAEVLSVARDTGFVADGNRLAWPAENGVTRFTLSRADGAAFDAGMGGVERLYLLLDVPCAPADTRAFGRMVDVGRDLAARLRAELVDDQGKPLADGSETVIDERLQVLFEQLEQAGLPAGSERAQRVFA
- the ligA gene encoding NAD-dependent DNA ligase LigA, with amino-acid sequence MSRASGEVNPAETAARLRAELEQHNVRYYVYDEPSVSDAEYDGLMRQLEALEAEHPELITPESPTQRVGAAPVSAFGSVRHAVPMLSLNNAFAEEEVGAFDRRVTDTLRGAGLLGPAQQADYFCELKLDGLAISLRYEDGRLVQAATRGDGQTGEDVTSNIRTIKAIPLQLKGSAPKVLEVRGEVLMNRADFEKLNAAQAKRDEKIFVNPRNAAAGSLRQLDPRITAKRPLRFFAYGWGEVQGLPGKQSGLFDEATAGAGQASQLPEASHGAMLAWLHELGLPVNLKHNHRATGAEGLMAFYAKVGELRASLPYDIDGVVYKVDSLPAQKVLGFVARAPRFALAHKFAAEEATTTLLDIEVQVGRTGAITPVARLKPVFVGGVTVTNATLHNEDEIRRKDVRKGDTVIVRRAGDVIPEVLGPVLEKRPDDAQEFVMPTACPVCGSAIERLEDETIARCTGGLFCAAQRKQTLWHAASRKALDIEGLGEKLVDQLVDSGRVKTLADLYSLRPLELVGLDRMGQKSADNLVAAIDKARAPGLNRLLFALGIRHVGETTARDVARHFGSIDAIMDADEDALSSVPDVGPVVAASIRRFFAEQHNRDVIEQLKAQGVNPVADAAPQGTTLAGKTFVLTGTLPNWTREEASMHIQAAGGKVSGSVSKKTAYLVAGEEAGSKLTKAQELGVTVLDEDALKALLGMS
- a CDS encoding peptidylprolyl isomerase; translation: MKRIVMLAAACVIAVPAFAQNVATVNGKAIPQKNLDQFVKLLVSQGATDSPQLREQVKQEMINRQIFVQAAESSGIAKQADVQTEIELARQGILVRALMADYLAKNPVSDAKVTAEYEKIKKEQAGKMEYKVRHILVEDEKTANDLLAQIKSNKSKFDDLAKKNSKDPGSAEKGGDLGWAPPTNYVQPFAQAVTQLKKGELVDKPVQTQFGWHIIKVEDTRPVEFPPLDQVRPQLEEMLRQQTLADYQKQLRDKAKIQ
- a CDS encoding BolA family transcriptional regulator, whose protein sequence is MSDNTDRITLIRERLAALEPVTLDILDDSHLHAGHEGSKNGAGHYRVHIVAPCFTGLSAVARHRLVYHHLQDLIPYPIHALALDAQAPK
- a CDS encoding septation protein A codes for the protein MKKFLFDLFPLFLFFIAYRYTDIFVATGVAMAAAVLQIVWLKLTGRATEAMHWINLTVILVFGGATIWLHSDVFIKWKPTVLYWLFGGALLISRWVFGRNLIRRLMEKQIQLPDAAWDKLNLVWAAFFLVAGALNLYVAFSGHFTESQWVSFKAFGLMGLMVVFVIGQSVWLGKHIQTDDTAGSGTPPGKP
- the msrB gene encoding peptide-methionine (R)-S-oxide reductase MsrB, yielding MEKVRKSDAEWRAQLSPEEYVVTREKGTERAFTGRYWNTTTPGIYRCVGCGTALFASDTKFDAGCGWPSYFQPLDPELVREERDVSHGMVRTEVLCNVCDSHLGHVFPDGPPPTGLRYCINSLSMTFEPIED
- a CDS encoding energy-coupling factor ABC transporter ATP-binding protein translates to MLIEFDQAVVATPQAEVLRGVSATLAERRIGIVGPNGAGKSTLARLLNGLVLPSSGSVRVDGLDTRDDLKAVRRRVGFVFQNPENQIVFPIVREDLAFGLKRLEPDKALRESRIDAQLNALGVGHLADRSSHTLSGGERQLVALAAVLVMAPALVVFDEPTTQLDLRNRNRVRDAIAALPHDAVVVSHDLDLLEDFDRVLVVRDGVIAADDAPAPALRWYREHCA
- a CDS encoding energy-coupling factor transporter transmembrane protein EcfT gives rise to the protein MIEPLYVAGRSPLHRLPAWVKLVALVAAGAGLFMLRDPRWLGAAFTVSAILVWSTGVSAAAVWRQVRGLLWVLLAVALFTGVFQGLIDALAVVLRVGAMVGLALAVTLATRTSDLIAVCERALTPFERIGLVDAGKVALALALTLRFVPEIWRNFQDIREAQAARGLGAHPVALIVPLIVLTLKRAQEVAEAIDARSP
- a CDS encoding biotin transporter BioY; the protein is MKSHNTVLIALFAALIVVLSLIPPIPLPGIPVPITLQTLGVMLAGAMLGPVRGALACLLYLLLAAIGLPVLPGGRGGLGAFMGPTGGFLVGMVVGAFVIGWLTRTLVGRAHRDWAKLGAYVVACGVGGIVVVYAFGVPWLASVTKMGLPKAAAAVAVFLPGDLIKVVIAAWVASRVERVWPMLGR